From Paraburkholderia sabiae, a single genomic window includes:
- the poxB gene encoding ubiquinone-dependent pyruvate dehydrogenase, whose translation MAKNTIADYLAKTLAAAGVKRIWGVTGDSLNGLAFSLDQVGSIRWMHTRHEEAAAFAAGADAASSGQLAVCAGSCGPGNLHLINGLYDCHRNQQPVLAIAAHIPSTEIGLGYFQETHPTEVFKECSHFAELVVNASQFPRVLERAMRTAIEQRGVAVIVLPGDIALSEGPSQPPVWNPTAPSAILPPDSELAKLATMLNDCEAVTIMCGSGVAGAHDEVVKLADTLGAPVVHALRGKQFIEYDNPFDVGMTGLIGFSSGYHAMMSCDVLLLLGCDFPYRPFYPPEAKVVQIDWKGSQLGKRAPLAMGLVGTVKETVAALLPKLKRKDDRTFVDMATAHYEEARRDLDELATPSDPGAPIHPQYLTRIIDESATEDAIFTADVGTPTLWAARYLTMNGKRQLHGSFNHGSMANAMPQALGAQAAHPGRQVVSLSGDGGLSMLLGDLLTARQLDLPIKVVVFNNSLLGFVSMELKAGGYLDTNVDLSKTDFAQIAKGAGIFSIRVEDSEELPGALKEAFAHQGSALVDVVTSKHELAMPPTIELSQAKGFSLYMLRAILNGRGDEIVELVKTNLR comes from the coding sequence ATGGCAAAGAACACAATCGCGGACTACCTTGCAAAAACCCTGGCCGCCGCAGGCGTCAAACGAATCTGGGGCGTTACAGGCGACAGCCTGAACGGCCTGGCATTCAGCCTCGACCAGGTCGGTTCGATCCGCTGGATGCACACACGCCACGAAGAGGCAGCCGCCTTCGCAGCAGGCGCCGACGCTGCCTCGAGCGGCCAGCTCGCGGTCTGCGCGGGCAGCTGCGGCCCTGGCAACCTGCACCTGATCAACGGTCTTTACGACTGTCACCGCAACCAGCAACCCGTGCTGGCAATCGCAGCACACATTCCGTCGACGGAAATCGGCCTCGGCTACTTCCAGGAAACGCATCCAACAGAAGTCTTCAAGGAATGCAGCCATTTCGCGGAACTGGTCGTCAACGCGTCGCAGTTTCCGCGCGTGCTCGAACGCGCGATGCGCACAGCCATCGAGCAGCGCGGCGTCGCGGTGATCGTGCTGCCCGGCGATATCGCGCTCAGCGAAGGGCCGTCGCAACCGCCCGTGTGGAATCCCACGGCGCCGTCCGCGATCCTGCCGCCCGATAGCGAACTCGCGAAACTCGCGACCATGCTCAACGACTGCGAAGCGGTCACGATCATGTGCGGCAGCGGCGTCGCAGGCGCGCACGACGAAGTCGTGAAACTCGCCGATACGCTCGGCGCGCCCGTCGTCCACGCGCTGCGCGGCAAGCAGTTCATCGAGTACGACAATCCGTTCGACGTCGGTATGACGGGCCTGATCGGCTTCAGCTCCGGCTATCACGCGATGATGTCGTGCGACGTGCTGCTATTGCTCGGCTGCGATTTTCCGTACCGGCCGTTCTATCCGCCCGAAGCGAAGGTCGTGCAGATCGACTGGAAAGGCTCGCAACTCGGCAAGCGCGCGCCGCTCGCAATGGGCCTCGTCGGCACCGTGAAGGAGACCGTCGCGGCGCTACTGCCGAAGCTCAAGCGCAAGGACGATCGTACGTTCGTCGATATGGCCACGGCGCACTACGAAGAAGCGCGCCGCGATCTCGACGAACTCGCAACGCCGTCCGATCCCGGTGCGCCGATTCATCCGCAATACCTGACGCGAATCATCGACGAATCCGCGACTGAGGATGCGATCTTCACCGCCGACGTCGGCACGCCGACGCTATGGGCCGCGCGCTATCTGACAATGAACGGCAAGCGGCAGTTGCACGGCTCGTTCAATCATGGATCGATGGCCAACGCGATGCCGCAGGCGCTCGGCGCGCAGGCGGCGCATCCGGGGCGGCAAGTGGTGTCGCTGTCGGGCGACGGCGGCCTGTCGATGCTGCTCGGCGATCTGCTCACCGCGCGTCAGCTGGATCTGCCCATCAAGGTCGTCGTGTTCAACAACAGCCTGCTCGGGTTCGTGTCGATGGAACTGAAGGCGGGCGGCTATCTCGACACCAACGTCGATCTGAGCAAGACCGATTTTGCGCAGATCGCGAAAGGTGCGGGCATTTTTTCGATTCGCGTCGAGGATTCGGAAGAACTGCCCGGTGCATTGAAGGAAGCGTTCGCGCATCAGGGGTCGGCGCTCGTCGATGTCGTCACCTCGAAGCACGAACTCGCGATGCCGCCGACCATCGAGCTGTCGCAGGCCAAGGGCTTCAGCCTCTACATGTTGCGCGCGATTCTCAACGGACGCGGCGATGAAATCGTCGAGCTGGTGAAAACCAATTTGCGCTAA
- a CDS encoding methyltransferase family protein gives MIARLIIQTVLWLAGMGAVLFGAAGTLAWPGAWWYLCEMGLLGLWIGVWLARYDPALLAERLGSFVQREQSAWDKFFMACVAVAWCAWLVLMGLDAVRFHWTSISPSLQVVGVLAILVSMVAMRAVFRANSYAAPVVKIQAERGHKVSDSGPYAYVRHPMYAWAILFLLGTPLVLGSWVGFFCVPVLVAGLGYRAVLEERMLCERLEGYAEYAARVKYRFVPYLW, from the coding sequence ATGATCGCGCGGCTCATCATCCAGACGGTGTTGTGGCTCGCGGGCATGGGCGCCGTGCTGTTCGGCGCGGCGGGCACGCTCGCGTGGCCAGGCGCGTGGTGGTACCTGTGCGAAATGGGCTTGCTGGGTCTGTGGATCGGCGTGTGGCTCGCGCGCTACGATCCTGCGCTGCTTGCCGAGCGGCTCGGTTCTTTTGTCCAGCGCGAACAGAGCGCGTGGGACAAGTTCTTTATGGCGTGCGTTGCAGTCGCCTGGTGTGCATGGCTGGTTCTTATGGGACTCGATGCCGTGCGCTTTCATTGGACGTCGATATCCCCATCACTGCAAGTTGTCGGCGTGCTTGCTATTCTCGTCAGCATGGTTGCGATGCGTGCGGTTTTTCGCGCGAACAGCTATGCCGCGCCTGTCGTGAAGATTCAGGCCGAACGCGGGCATAAGGTGAGTGACAGCGGTCCGTATGCTTATGTGCGGCATCCGATGTATGCGTGGGCCATTCTTTTTCTTTTGGGCACGCCGTTGGTGCTTGGATCGTGGGTTGGTTTTTTTTGCGTGCCGGTTTTGGTTGCTGGGCTTGGTTATCGCGCTGTGCTTGAAGAGCGCATGCTCTGCGAGCGGCTTGAAGGGTACGCTGAGTATGCTGCGCGGGTGAAGTATCGGTTTGTGCCTTATTTGTGGTGA